A genomic window from Cardiocondyla obscurior isolate alpha-2009 linkage group LG02, Cobs3.1, whole genome shotgun sequence includes:
- the Rpl32 gene encoding large ribosomal subunit protein eL32, whose translation MSIRPVYRPKIVKKRTKKFIRHQSDRYNKLKRNWRKPKGIDNRVRRRFKGQYLMPSIGYGSNKKTRHMLPTGFRKVLVHNVKELEVLMMQNRKFCAEIAHGVSSKKRKTIVERAQQLSIRVTNASARLRSEENE comes from the exons ATGTCGATTCGCCCGGTTTATCGACCTAAAATcgtgaaaaagagaaccaaGAAGTTTATTAGGCATCAGAGCGATCGTTATAATAAACTCAAA CGCAACTGGCGTAAACCCAAAGGTATTGACAACAGAGTTCGCAGGCGTTTTAAGGGCCAGTACTTGATGCCCAGCATTGGGTATGGTAGCAACAAGAAAACTCGTCACATGTTACCCACAGGCTTTCGTAAGGTCCTTGTGCATAATGTCAAg GAACTAGAAGTTTTAATGATGCAGAATCGCAAGTTTTGTGCAGAAATTGCACATGGTGTTAGCagcaaaaaaaggaaaactatTGTCGAGCGTGCTCAACAACTTTCGATACGCGTGACAAATGCTAGTGCACGCTTGCGTTCGGAGGAAAATGAATAA